GACAAGCCATCCCTAACATGGCTGCCACCGTACAGTCCCGTCAACGAGTTTAGACATGAAGATCGAAAAAGACCGCGTTGTCCGCTTTCACTACACTGTTTCCGAGGTCGGTCAAGCGCCGATCGAAAGCTCCAAGGAACGCGAGCCGTTAGCAATCCTCATTGGTCACGGCAACATCATTCCGGGATTGGAGAACGCGATGCTGGACAAACACGCTGGGGACAGTTTCAGCGTTGACGTCAAGGCCGCCGATGCCTACGGCGAGCATCGCGAAGGGCTGATCCAAAGGATACCGAAGAAGAAA
This region of Xylella taiwanensis genomic DNA includes:
- a CDS encoding FKBP-type peptidyl-prolyl cis-trans isomerase, which produces MKIEKDRVVRFHYTVSEVGQAPIESSKEREPLAILIGHGNIIPGLENAMLDKHAGDSFSVDVKAADAYGEHREGLIQRIPKKKFGNTRVVSGMQVVLQTNTGAQAVTVQKVGMTVVDVDLNHPMAGKDLHFDVEIIGVREATQEEIEHGHVHGNGGHQH